A genomic segment from Pistricoccus aurantiacus encodes:
- the minC gene encoding septum site-determining protein MinC, producing MGLNLDRTSMAFTFKGGMLPMTVMELTSADPEHIRSQLTDKLNRSPAFFQHTPVVLGVEKLKETHLALERICAVCRDHKLLPVAVRGGAEPVKQSAWALGLGWFPPQEIRSRELESVTPVEPPVVAKIDASSAVSGGRVFRGTVRSGQQLSAQSGDLVVVGAVNAGAEVLAAGSVHVYGPLRGRALAGILGDTQAGIFCHELNAELLSVAGNYKRMEDIEPQLLGRSVQVRLSDDQLTISPLNG from the coding sequence ATGGGTCTTAATCTGGACAGGACAAGCATGGCATTTACCTTTAAGGGCGGTATGCTGCCCATGACGGTCATGGAATTGACCAGCGCCGATCCCGAGCATATTCGGAGCCAGCTGACCGATAAACTGAATCGGTCCCCCGCGTTCTTTCAACACACGCCGGTAGTCCTCGGCGTGGAAAAACTCAAGGAAACGCACCTCGCCCTCGAGCGTATCTGCGCGGTGTGTCGTGATCACAAACTATTGCCTGTGGCCGTGCGCGGCGGGGCGGAACCCGTCAAGCAGTCCGCCTGGGCGTTGGGGCTGGGCTGGTTTCCGCCTCAGGAGATCCGTTCTCGGGAGCTCGAGAGCGTCACGCCGGTCGAGCCGCCGGTGGTTGCAAAAATCGACGCATCTAGCGCCGTCAGCGGTGGTCGGGTGTTTCGCGGTACGGTGCGCTCCGGGCAGCAGCTGAGCGCTCAGAGCGGCGACCTGGTGGTGGTCGGCGCGGTGAATGCCGGAGCCGAAGTGTTGGCTGCCGGCAGCGTACACGTTTACGGCCCGCTGCGCGGTCGCGCGCTGGCGGGCATCCTCGGTGATACTCAGGCGGGGATTTTCTGTCATGAGTTGAACGCGGAGTTGCTGTCCGTAGCGGGAAACTACAAGCGCATGGAAGATATCGAGCCGCAACTGTTGGGACGCTCGGTACAGGTGCGTTTGAGCGACGATCAATTGACAATCTCACCGCTAAATGGTTAA
- a CDS encoding DUF349 domain-containing protein encodes MSGWIRRLLGPRWQHPDAQVRQQATQRLDANKPKDRQHLEQLALDKDASVRHAALALLKDPYRLLALMHEKATPELRQRLAALLCRGDEGLELSERRGLIDTLDDPLLLATIAFEGDNQQLRLDALARLDDEAMLIRQACDNGIAAVRHAAAERVESDEGLAHLARYARRDRQVSRRARERLDQRREDAAQVEAAQHNRERLLESLEQLGRQAWEPLYAGRYRHLVRQWKALEDWPDNDQLQRYQNACLACRKTLTDHEAQAHSQQTARQQREEADRTRRTLLNALQESLENLRKSDRISAQDLHSLAAQKRLLADRWQDLSDRHPPEAELQRHYNAILEEHERIAQAWERQERQAPLLEQALGNDDMTAIHQTLEACAWPDTLPPTHLLERARRRVTGAGITPADTQALATHIDEELATLEQHLARGRFKLANRAHQYLRSQLDSAPQEIQQRYTPSFKRLGAQLAELRDWRGFVAAPKRDQLCKALEALSEDQSLSDAMLDHRHRQLVKEWKELDDAAANREKSQRFRAASDRIHERLKGWRESLDQQRELNQQAREALCEQLEALLASPDDSADPDALREIRNRAREQWRYHSPIPRQQAAAQGRRFRQIMHGLQALIDQRARQIAEAKRELLAQAQALETSSLDAGQRAEQAKTLQRRWRELGRAPKGEEQTLWHEFRRLCDRIFAGRDAQRENHAQLAKERLDAMQALIDRLDIWQPSAYQDHRILAEFQAEAETLEPLPAGRRTTGMRKRWTGILRARRDQLQQLAVGEEVSRWQALQELLQAHLEADQAALNGELPPEVSPISALQGDMRWAHEQRNDARRGLGDKDRAQLDAEVEDRLQRLRIHLAVLAGYRIPPEDEPLRLAVQVERINKGLGREHDFSQESLPSDGLPQELHRVLRELLATGPISTGLWEREAVELNAALHHLLAQSSHRS; translated from the coding sequence ATGTCAGGTTGGATTCGTCGTTTACTGGGCCCGCGATGGCAACATCCCGATGCTCAGGTACGCCAGCAGGCCACGCAACGTCTCGATGCGAACAAGCCCAAGGATCGCCAACATCTGGAGCAGCTTGCTCTGGATAAGGATGCCAGCGTACGCCACGCAGCTCTGGCGCTACTCAAGGATCCTTATCGGCTGCTTGCGCTGATGCATGAGAAAGCCACGCCGGAACTTCGTCAGCGCCTGGCAGCGCTGCTATGCCGAGGCGATGAAGGGCTTGAGCTGTCGGAAAGACGCGGGCTGATAGATACGCTGGACGATCCGCTGCTGCTCGCTACCATTGCCTTCGAGGGCGACAATCAGCAGCTGCGTCTCGACGCCTTGGCGCGGCTCGACGATGAAGCCATGCTGATTCGTCAAGCCTGCGACAACGGTATCGCAGCGGTGCGTCACGCAGCTGCCGAGCGGGTCGAAAGCGATGAAGGGCTTGCCCATCTGGCTCGCTACGCCAGGCGCGATCGACAGGTCTCACGTCGTGCCAGGGAGCGCCTCGATCAGCGGCGTGAGGACGCCGCTCAGGTCGAAGCGGCGCAGCATAACCGCGAACGCCTGCTGGAATCTCTGGAACAGCTGGGCCGGCAAGCCTGGGAGCCGCTGTATGCGGGGCGCTATCGTCATCTGGTGCGCCAGTGGAAAGCCCTCGAGGACTGGCCGGATAACGATCAGTTGCAACGCTACCAGAACGCCTGTCTCGCATGCCGCAAGACCCTGACGGATCACGAGGCCCAAGCGCATAGTCAACAGACGGCCCGGCAACAGCGCGAGGAGGCGGACCGTACCCGCCGAACCCTACTGAACGCACTGCAGGAAAGCCTGGAGAACCTGCGCAAGAGCGACAGGATCAGCGCTCAGGATCTGCATAGCCTGGCGGCTCAGAAACGTCTGCTGGCCGATCGCTGGCAGGATCTGTCCGATCGCCATCCCCCGGAGGCCGAACTGCAACGACACTACAACGCTATTCTCGAGGAACATGAGCGTATCGCCCAAGCCTGGGAGCGGCAGGAGCGGCAAGCTCCTCTCCTCGAACAGGCGTTGGGAAACGACGATATGACCGCCATTCACCAGACATTGGAGGCGTGCGCCTGGCCGGATACGCTGCCCCCGACCCACTTGCTCGAACGGGCACGTAGGCGTGTTACCGGCGCGGGTATCACGCCGGCGGATACCCAGGCTCTGGCAACGCATATCGATGAGGAGTTGGCCACCCTCGAGCAGCATCTGGCGCGAGGCAGATTCAAGCTTGCCAATCGCGCGCATCAATACCTGCGCAGCCAGCTCGACAGCGCGCCACAGGAAATCCAGCAGCGATATACACCGTCCTTCAAGCGGCTGGGTGCGCAGCTTGCGGAGCTTCGAGACTGGCGTGGTTTCGTGGCGGCGCCCAAACGCGACCAGCTATGCAAGGCACTAGAGGCCTTGTCCGAGGACCAGTCGTTGAGCGATGCCATGCTCGATCATCGCCATCGCCAACTGGTCAAGGAATGGAAGGAACTCGATGACGCCGCCGCCAATCGCGAAAAGTCTCAGCGCTTTCGTGCCGCCTCGGATCGGATTCACGAGCGACTGAAGGGTTGGCGCGAATCTCTCGACCAACAGCGTGAACTCAATCAGCAGGCTCGCGAAGCCTTGTGCGAACAGCTTGAAGCTCTGCTGGCCTCCCCGGATGACAGCGCCGATCCGGACGCCCTGCGCGAAATTCGCAACCGGGCTCGGGAACAATGGCGCTACCATTCACCGATCCCCCGCCAACAGGCCGCCGCCCAAGGCCGGCGTTTCCGACAGATCATGCACGGTTTGCAGGCGCTGATCGATCAGCGCGCCCGGCAGATCGCCGAGGCCAAACGTGAGCTGCTTGCTCAGGCCCAGGCGCTGGAAACCTCGTCCCTGGACGCCGGTCAGCGCGCGGAACAGGCCAAGACCTTGCAGCGCCGATGGCGGGAGCTGGGTCGCGCGCCCAAAGGGGAAGAGCAAACTCTCTGGCATGAATTTCGACGGCTGTGCGATCGAATCTTTGCCGGCCGCGATGCGCAGCGCGAAAACCATGCCCAACTGGCCAAGGAACGCCTGGACGCCATGCAAGCCTTGATCGATCGCCTGGACATCTGGCAGCCGAGTGCCTATCAGGATCACAGGATACTGGCAGAATTTCAGGCGGAGGCGGAGACACTCGAACCACTGCCGGCGGGACGCCGGACAACAGGCATGCGCAAGCGCTGGACCGGTATTCTGCGAGCCCGGCGCGATCAACTGCAGCAGTTGGCGGTAGGCGAAGAAGTCAGCCGCTGGCAAGCCCTGCAGGAACTGCTCCAGGCACATCTGGAGGCGGATCAGGCCGCCTTGAACGGCGAGTTGCCGCCTGAGGTTTCACCGATTTCAGCGCTCCAAGGCGATATGCGCTGGGCTCACGAGCAGCGCAATGACGCCCGTAGAGGGCTTGGTGACAAGGATCGAGCCCAGTTGGATGCAGAGGTCGAAGACAGGCTGCAACGGCTACGTATCCATCTGGCGGTGCTTGCGGGTTACCGAATCCCGCCGGAGGACGAACCCCTGCGTCTGGCAGTACAGGTCGAGCGGATCAACAAGGGGCTGGGGCGCGAACACGATTTTTCTCAAGAAAGCCTGCCCTCGGATGGCCTACCCCAAGAGCTACACCGTGTACTGCGCGAACTACTGGCCACCGGGCCGATATCCACTGGTCTTTGGGAACGCGAGGCGGTAGAGCTCAATGCGGCATTGCATCATCTCCTTGCCCAGTCGTCGCACCGATCCTGA
- the phbB gene encoding acetoacetyl-CoA reductase, which produces MTSTAPVAWITGGTGGIGSEICRFMAKEGYQVIAGYNNPEKAQKWLEQQKSDGFDNIDISGAKITSLESCEEAVKEIRDKHGKISVLVNCAGITRDTTMKKMTFEQWQEVLDTNLTSAFNTCRSVINDMLDDGYGRIVNISSINGRKGQFGQVNYSAAKAGMHGLTMALAQETATKGITVNTLSPGYIATDMIMKIPEKVREAIRESIPVKRYGTPEEIARAVAFLAHKESGFITGANLDINGGQFMG; this is translated from the coding sequence ATGACAAGTACAGCACCTGTCGCTTGGATTACCGGAGGCACCGGTGGTATTGGTTCCGAAATCTGTCGCTTCATGGCCAAGGAGGGATACCAAGTCATCGCAGGCTATAATAATCCGGAAAAAGCTCAGAAATGGCTAGAGCAGCAGAAGTCGGATGGCTTCGATAACATCGATATTTCCGGCGCCAAGATCACCAGTCTTGAATCCTGTGAAGAGGCAGTCAAGGAAATTCGCGACAAGCATGGAAAGATCAGCGTACTGGTCAACTGTGCTGGTATCACGCGCGATACGACCATGAAGAAGATGACCTTCGAGCAGTGGCAGGAAGTGCTGGATACCAACCTCACCAGCGCCTTCAATACTTGCCGCAGCGTGATCAACGACATGCTCGACGATGGATACGGACGCATCGTTAATATCTCTTCCATCAATGGCCGCAAGGGTCAGTTCGGCCAGGTCAACTATTCCGCGGCTAAAGCAGGGATGCACGGCTTGACCATGGCCTTGGCTCAGGAGACCGCTACCAAGGGGATTACCGTCAATACGCTATCGCCGGGCTATATCGCCACGGACATGATCATGAAGATTCCTGAAAAGGTGCGTGAGGCCATCCGAGAATCCATTCCGGTCAAGCGTTACGGTACCCCGGAAGAAATTGCCCGAGCCGTGGCGTTTCTGGCGCACAAGGAATCCGGCTTTATTACCGGGGCCAACCTGGATATCAATGGCGGTCAATTCATGGGCTGA
- a CDS encoding IS1380 family transposase, translating to MTKCTTPTAAFPRCKGRQILASFDGGDVTSDGGILLLRQMDREVGLTRAVARRISDDRDPQRCLHRTETLVRQRVFGLAMGYEDLNDHHALRHDIALQTAVNTDGVLASQSTLCRFEQQAGRDWAVAIHEEMIEQFIRSFRQPPKKPLYLDFDATDDRVHGQQLGRHFNGYYDHYIFLPLFVFCGDQLLVSYLRPASLDAAHHAGAILALLVRRLRQAWPDVKIVFRGDSGFCRPLILNWCDRHGVDYIIGIAGNQRLAKLALDIDYASAIRFEKTWEKQRVFGFIKYAAGSWNKRRRQVIVKSETTRRGFNTRYVVTNLRGCSAEWLYDNRYCARGEMENRIKEQQFLFSDRTSCHEWWPNQYRLLLSGLAYLLLERMRRVYLKRTAFAQAQVNTIRLKLLKIGAVITRNTRTIRLMLSSQYPEQDLFLTLASKLVPG from the coding sequence ATGACAAAATGTACCACGCCGACCGCCGCCTTTCCACGCTGCAAAGGCCGTCAGATCCTCGCCAGCTTCGATGGCGGTGACGTCACCTCCGACGGCGGCATCCTGCTGCTGCGGCAGATGGATCGTGAGGTGGGCCTGACTCGCGCCGTCGCCCGCCGGATCAGCGATGATCGTGACCCGCAGCGCTGCCTGCATCGCACCGAAACTCTGGTCCGGCAACGCGTGTTCGGCCTGGCGATGGGCTATGAAGATCTCAACGACCACCATGCCCTGCGTCATGACATCGCCCTACAGACCGCCGTCAATACTGATGGCGTGCTGGCCAGCCAGTCGACCCTGTGTCGCTTCGAACAGCAGGCCGGCCGGGATTGGGCGGTCGCCATCCACGAGGAGATGATCGAGCAGTTCATCCGTTCGTTCCGGCAGCCGCCCAAGAAGCCGCTCTACCTCGACTTCGATGCCACCGATGACCGGGTGCACGGCCAGCAGCTCGGGCGGCACTTCAACGGCTACTACGACCATTACATCTTCCTGCCGCTGTTCGTGTTCTGTGGTGATCAGCTGCTGGTCAGCTACCTGCGCCCGGCCTCGCTGGATGCCGCTCACCACGCCGGTGCCATCCTCGCTCTGCTGGTCCGGCGGCTGCGCCAGGCATGGCCCGATGTGAAGATCGTCTTCCGTGGCGACAGCGGCTTCTGCCGCCCGCTGATCCTCAATTGGTGCGACCGCCACGGCGTCGATTACATCATCGGCATCGCCGGCAACCAGCGCCTGGCCAAGCTGGCTCTAGACATCGACTACGCGTCGGCCATCCGCTTCGAGAAGACCTGGGAGAAGCAGCGTGTCTTCGGCTTCATCAAGTACGCCGCCGGCAGTTGGAACAAACGCCGACGACAGGTGATCGTCAAGTCCGAGACCACACGGCGCGGCTTCAACACCCGCTATGTGGTCACCAACCTGCGGGGTTGCAGCGCCGAATGGCTCTACGATAATCGCTACTGCGCCCGGGGCGAGATGGAGAACCGCATCAAGGAGCAGCAGTTCCTGTTCTCCGACCGCACCAGTTGTCACGAGTGGTGGCCCAACCAGTACCGGCTGCTGCTCTCGGGGCTGGCCTACCTGCTGCTGGAACGGATGCGTCGGGTTTACCTCAAACGCACCGCCTTCGCCCAAGCCCAGGTCAACACCATCCGCCTGAAGCTGCTGAAGATCGGCGCCGTCATTACCCGCAACACGCGCACTATCCGGTTGATGCTGAGCAGCCAGTATCCCGAGCAAGACCTTTTCCTGACGCTGGCCAGCAAGTTGGTGCCGGGATAG
- a CDS encoding DUF3465 domain-containing protein translates to MKRFAVLFLLAFLGYGYLQESGFSLTWQSSSATSSALQNAYDNRQSDLQVEGEGVVVHVLPDDLKGSRHQRFILELDSGQTVLVAHNIDLAPRIKALEVGDRVEFFGEYEWNSRGGVIHWTHRDPRGRHVAGWLTRILHQTCKKRLKIGYNSSSYTRTNRLSRHDKMYHADRRLSTLQRPSDPRQLRWR, encoded by the coding sequence ATGAAGAGATTTGCTGTATTGTTTCTGTTGGCATTTCTCGGCTACGGCTATCTGCAGGAAAGCGGATTTTCCTTGACATGGCAGTCCTCATCGGCCACTTCCAGCGCCTTGCAAAACGCCTATGACAATCGACAAAGCGATCTCCAGGTCGAAGGCGAGGGTGTCGTGGTTCATGTGCTGCCGGACGATCTCAAGGGGTCGCGCCACCAGCGTTTCATCCTGGAACTCGATAGCGGACAAACCGTCCTGGTCGCCCACAATATCGATCTGGCGCCACGTATCAAGGCGCTGGAAGTGGGTGACCGCGTGGAATTTTTTGGGGAATACGAGTGGAACTCCCGAGGCGGCGTCATTCATTGGACCCATCGCGACCCGCGAGGCAGGCACGTAGCGGGCTGGTTAACCCGGATATTGCACCAGACATGCAAAAAGCGGCTGAAAATCGGTTATAATTCAAGCTCCTATACAAGAACCAACCGACTCAGCCGCCATGACAAAATGTACCACGCCGACCGCCGCCTTTCCACGCTGCAAAGGCCGTCAGATCCTCGCCAGCTTCGATGGCGGTGA
- a CDS encoding mechanosensitive ion channel family protein: MAEQASSQAGTAGLQDTPQQMDMDFGASIERIDSWIDGAIRLLPNLIVAVVLLILFYGLGLLARHLIRRQSTRKQRDNLGEVLGGFVKWVVILIGFLLAATIVIPTLKPGDLIAGLGVSSVAIGFAFKDILQNWLEGLLILLRQPFNIDDQIRVNDHEGTVERIENRATIIKTYDGQRIVVPNSDIYTNAVLVKTAHEKRRSQYDIGIGYGDGIDKACAVIRKAVAGVAGVEKEPAPEALPWDLAASWVTIRVRWWTHSRRADVVQVHASIIKAMKEALDEARIDMPYETNVQLFHDQTETTDGDRGAQREGWPAPEAGTPRPRWQAQVERGASAKPQHNAD, from the coding sequence ATGGCAGAGCAAGCGAGCTCCCAGGCAGGTACCGCAGGGCTCCAGGATACGCCTCAACAGATGGATATGGATTTTGGCGCTTCCATCGAGCGTATCGACAGCTGGATCGATGGTGCCATCCGGCTGCTGCCCAATCTCATAGTGGCGGTCGTGCTGTTGATCTTGTTCTATGGCTTGGGATTGTTGGCTCGCCATCTGATTCGGCGGCAATCGACGCGCAAGCAGCGAGACAATCTGGGTGAGGTGCTAGGCGGGTTCGTGAAATGGGTGGTGATTCTGATCGGTTTTCTGCTCGCCGCCACCATCGTGATACCCACCCTGAAACCGGGAGACCTGATTGCCGGGCTGGGAGTCAGTTCCGTGGCAATCGGCTTCGCCTTCAAGGACATTCTGCAGAACTGGCTGGAGGGTCTGCTCATTCTGCTGCGTCAGCCCTTTAATATCGACGATCAGATCAGGGTCAATGACCATGAGGGCACCGTCGAACGCATCGAGAACCGCGCGACCATCATCAAGACCTACGACGGTCAGCGCATCGTGGTACCCAATAGCGATATATACACCAATGCGGTCCTGGTCAAAACGGCGCATGAGAAACGCCGCAGCCAGTATGATATCGGCATCGGCTACGGCGATGGCATCGATAAGGCCTGTGCGGTGATACGCAAGGCGGTGGCCGGCGTGGCTGGGGTGGAAAAAGAGCCCGCACCGGAAGCGCTACCCTGGGATCTCGCCGCCAGCTGGGTGACGATTCGGGTTCGCTGGTGGACCCACAGTCGCCGAGCGGACGTGGTCCAGGTGCATGCCTCCATCATTAAGGCCATGAAGGAAGCCTTGGACGAGGCGCGTATCGATATGCCTTATGAAACGAATGTTCAGCTGTTTCACGATCAGACCGAAACGACGGATGGCGACCGTGGCGCTCAGCGAGAAGGCTGGCCGGCGCCGGAAGCCGGGACTCCCCGGCCGCGCTGGCAGGCACAAGTGGAGCGCGGAGCGTCTGCCAAGCCGCAGCACAACGCGGACTAG
- a CDS encoding class I SAM-dependent methyltransferase has product MKYTKQIPPLRSCSFSQHRKFALFAGNFLKHPRMLGSIIPSSPFLVRRLLRRIDWQQAKVLVEYGPGIGTFTQQILRRMRPDATLIVLETNRDFVNYIKEVYPDPRLEVVHGSAADVQRVLRERHIDKVDYVLAGIPFSTLPGDTRENILHATRQVIVPGGAFLLYQFSPSTLPQLREIFSKVTHGFEPINFLPAHFYQCTP; this is encoded by the coding sequence ATGAAATACACCAAACAGATACCCCCCCTTCGCTCCTGTTCGTTTTCCCAGCACCGCAAGTTCGCTCTCTTTGCCGGAAATTTTCTGAAGCACCCTCGGATGCTGGGCTCGATCATCCCCAGCTCGCCGTTTCTGGTCAGGCGTCTGCTGAGGCGTATCGACTGGCAACAGGCCAAGGTGCTGGTGGAATACGGACCGGGCATCGGCACCTTTACCCAGCAGATCCTGCGCCGCATGCGCCCGGACGCCACGCTGATCGTGCTGGAAACCAACCGGGATTTCGTGAACTACATCAAAGAGGTCTATCCGGACCCGAGGCTTGAGGTGGTGCATGGCTCCGCGGCGGATGTCCAGCGCGTTCTTCGGGAGCGCCATATCGACAAGGTCGATTACGTACTGGCGGGCATTCCTTTCAGCACCCTGCCGGGCGACACGCGGGAAAACATCCTGCACGCTACCCGACAGGTCATCGTTCCCGGCGGCGCCTTTCTGCTCTACCAGTTTTCCCCCAGTACCCTGCCCCAGCTGCGAGAAATATTCTCGAAGGTGACCCACGGGTTCGAGCCGATCAATTTTCTACCCGCGCACTTTTACCAGTGCACGCCTTGA
- a CDS encoding GNAT family N-acetyltransferase, with protein MSHKLRTMAVEGSDIAPWLEDIAALRIRVFRDFPYLYDGSYDYEREYLRTYAESDTAVCVLALDGDRVVGASTGMAMADETEEFRKPLEEAGHDTGSIFYCAESVLMPEYRGRGLYRAFFDEREAHARKSGKRLSVFCAVERPENHPLRPAGYQSLDPIWRRFGYQPMVGVSARFRWKDIDLAQETEKRLAFYQKWL; from the coding sequence TTGTCCCATAAACTGCGCACGATGGCCGTCGAAGGAAGTGACATAGCACCATGGCTCGAGGATATCGCGGCTTTGCGCATACGGGTATTTCGCGATTTTCCCTATCTCTATGACGGCTCCTACGATTACGAGCGGGAGTACCTGCGTACCTATGCCGAGTCCGATACCGCCGTATGCGTGCTGGCGCTGGACGGCGATCGCGTGGTGGGAGCTTCCACCGGCATGGCGATGGCGGATGAAACAGAGGAGTTTCGCAAGCCCCTGGAAGAGGCGGGCCATGATACCGGGTCGATCTTCTACTGCGCGGAATCCGTGCTAATGCCGGAATACCGGGGACGAGGGCTGTATCGTGCCTTCTTCGACGAGCGCGAAGCTCACGCCCGCAAGTCGGGCAAGCGGCTGAGCGTGTTTTGCGCCGTCGAGCGACCGGAAAATCATCCCCTGCGACCGGCCGGCTATCAGTCCCTTGATCCTATCTGGCGACGTTTTGGCTATCAGCCGATGGTCGGGGTGAGCGCGCGGTTTCGCTGGAAGGATATCGATCTGGCGCAAGAGACCGAGAAGCGCCTGGCGTTCTATCAAAAATGGCTATGA
- a CDS encoding dicarboxylate/amino acid:cation symporter — protein MKAIWNGYLNASLILRVSIALVLGLIVGLLGGQTAADWLAPFGELLLRLLRFLIVPIVLFTLMVGINQANLTSMGRMGRKLFGYYVLTSALAIVVGLVVATLFEPGRGLTLSEDAQVEVPDNPGFAHVLLNIVPDNIIVAFAELNLLGIIFTAIVFGVALLKLRDSESHGELGEALYRVVEGLNAVTLKVMGGILQYVPIGVFAIVAKTVGEQGMNTILSLGNMVAVLYIALAVHLIVYCVLMRLFGVRLRSFFREARTPMATAFATQSSSGTLPLTLDAARRLGTPQSLYGFSLPLGATINMDGAAIRIAISAVFAANVVGMQLDLITMIEIVLIGTLTSIGTAGVPGAGIVMIATVFAQVGLPIETVALLVSIDALVGMGATALNVTGDLVGTAIIARGESKHEAKAEAPVSESG, from the coding sequence ATGAAGGCCATATGGAACGGCTACTTGAACGCTTCGCTGATCCTGCGGGTCAGCATCGCCCTGGTGCTGGGGTTGATCGTCGGGCTGCTGGGCGGGCAAACCGCCGCGGACTGGCTGGCGCCCTTCGGCGAGCTGCTGCTGCGGCTCTTGCGGTTTCTGATCGTGCCGATCGTGCTGTTCACCCTGATGGTCGGTATCAACCAGGCCAACCTTACCAGCATGGGGCGGATGGGGCGCAAGCTGTTCGGCTACTATGTGCTCACCTCCGCCTTGGCGATTGTCGTGGGGCTTGTGGTTGCCACCCTGTTCGAGCCGGGACGCGGCTTGACCCTGAGCGAGGATGCCCAGGTGGAGGTGCCGGACAACCCGGGGTTCGCCCATGTGCTGCTGAATATCGTGCCGGACAACATCATCGTCGCCTTCGCCGAGTTGAACCTGCTGGGCATCATCTTCACCGCCATCGTATTCGGCGTCGCGCTGCTGAAACTGCGTGATTCCGAGAGTCACGGTGAACTGGGCGAGGCGCTTTATCGCGTGGTGGAGGGTCTCAACGCGGTCACCTTGAAGGTCATGGGGGGAATTCTGCAGTACGTGCCCATCGGCGTGTTCGCCATCGTCGCCAAGACCGTCGGCGAACAGGGAATGAATACCATTCTTTCCCTGGGTAACATGGTGGCGGTGCTGTATATCGCCTTGGCGGTTCATCTGATCGTCTATTGCGTGCTGATGCGCCTGTTCGGGGTGCGCTTGCGGTCCTTCTTTCGCGAAGCACGCACGCCGATGGCGACCGCCTTCGCCACCCAGAGCAGTTCCGGCACGCTGCCGCTGACCCTCGACGCCGCCCGGCGGCTAGGCACGCCGCAGAGCCTTTACGGCTTCAGTCTACCGCTTGGCGCCACCATCAACATGGACGGCGCGGCGATTCGTATCGCGATTTCCGCGGTCTTCGCCGCCAACGTGGTAGGGATGCAGTTGGACTTGATTACCATGATCGAGATCGTGCTGATCGGCACCCTGACTTCCATCGGCACCGCCGGGGTGCCCGGCGCCGGCATCGTCATGATCGCCACGGTCTTTGCCCAGGTGGGGCTGCCCATCGAGACCGTCGCCCTGCTGGTGTCCATCGATGCCCTGGTGGGCATGGGCGCCACGGCGCTCAATGTGACCGGCGATCTGGTGGGCACGGCGATCATCGCCCGTGGCGAGAGCAAGCACGAAGCGAAAGCCGAGGCTCCGGTGTCCGAGAGCGGCTAA
- a CDS encoding DUF3140 domain-containing protein, producing MSSSKSHEEIWREWQQLVNMAPAELERWLETEESKSVGDSSNGGESTGHQSGKRIVEIKRTNKADLEETDWEHMAQVVAYVKRHCSQGGPSSDIESSAWRYSLMNWGHDPLKEDGCAKD from the coding sequence ATGTCATCTTCGAAATCCCATGAAGAAATCTGGCGTGAATGGCAGCAGTTGGTCAACATGGCTCCCGCAGAACTCGAGCGCTGGCTCGAAACGGAAGAGAGCAAGTCGGTGGGAGACTCGTCAAACGGCGGGGAGTCTACCGGCCATCAGTCCGGAAAGCGTATTGTTGAGATCAAGCGAACGAACAAGGCGGATCTGGAAGAGACCGATTGGGAGCATATGGCACAGGTTGTCGCCTACGTAAAGCGGCATTGTTCACAAGGCGGCCCATCATCGGATATCGAGAGCAGTGCCTGGCGCTATTCCTTGATGAACTGGGGACACGACCCCTTGAAAGAGGATGGCTGCGCCAAGGATTGA